From a region of the Wolbachia endosymbiont (group B) of Gerris lacustris genome:
- a CDS encoding IS630 family transposase (programmed frameshift), protein MALRSKLLDEKVVESAKEMLKKVRNNAYVAKKLNAVIAAKKHSITAVAKICCISRKAITTWIKHIKFGREEKLFSPPQRRRKTILNQSQLEQIEVWMEENPNITIREMRIRIQERFGLNISKSTIHRNMQRMKFSYITPRPVHSGQDKNKQEEFKKNLNETIVMHSEKELFFFDESRFGTHSKVGHGWFKKGSRTQVKVKLGRENFYLYSAVNPRNGENFSLFAPNVNTACINIFLEQMSQYLGIRKAFLVMDCASWHKSKSLKIPKNIEIIYLPPYSPDLNPVERFWLYIKQNILRNKIYDTIVLLESALCKFITSLSPSTVKQLCNASYLVH, encoded by the exons ATGGCATTAAGATCAAAATTATTGGATGAAAAAGTGGTGGAATCAGCAAAAGAGATGCTGAAGAAAGTAAGAAATAATGCGTATGTTGCAAAAAAACTAAATGCTGTAATTGCAGCAAAAAAGCACAGTATAACAGCTGTAGCAAAAATATGTTGCATTTCGAGAAAGGCAATTACTACATGGATAAAGCACATAAAATTTGGAAGAGAAGAAAAATTATTTTCTCCACCTCAACGCCGTAGAAAAACTATATTGAACCAAAGTCAACTTGAACAAATTGAGGTGTGGATGGAGGAAAACCCCAATATTACTATTAGAGAAATGAGAATAAGAATCCAAGAAAGATTTGGTTTGAATATCAGCAAATCCACAATACATCGTAATATGCAAAGAATGAAATTCTCATATATCACACCAAGACCAGTTCATAGTGGACAGGATAAAAATAAGCAAGAGGAGTTT AAAAAAAACCTCAATGAAACTATTGTCATGCATTCTGAAAAAGAGCTATTTTTCTTCGATGAATCACGGTTTGGTACACATTCAAAAGTTGGACATGGGTGGTTTAAAAAAGGCAGTAGGACACAGGTTAAGGTAAAATTAGGTAGGGAAAATTTTTATCTCTATAGTGCAGTTAATCCCAGAAATGGAGAGAATTTTAGCTTATTTGCACCAAACGTCAACACTGCTTGTATAAATATATTCCTTGAACAGATGTCGCAATATTTAGGAATACGAAAGGCTTTTCTCGTGATGGATTGCGCTAGTTGGCATAAGTCAAAAAGTTTAAAGATACCTAAAAATATCGAAATTATATACCTACCACCATACTCACCTGACCTCAATCCTGTTGAGAGGTTTTGGTTATATATAAAACAGAACATTTTGCGCAATAAAATCTACGATACAATTGTTCTGCTTGAGAGCGCTTTGTGTAAATTTATTACCTCTCTTTCCCCTTCCACGGTTAAACAACTCTGCAATGCTTCTTATTTGGTTCATTAA
- a CDS encoding type IV secretion system protein translates to MFEHLSNQNLGKLCINFVILFLLSGCGCIKPEDLSGLREKLDIVSTEQKWVDSGIYISDKTKVTEINIVPDEVNFCSQYKDFAIRPGENPVLLPFALRKGNTLSFSVVGSKMCENNNGMITYKKINENCGEEEKEYFSHILNHEDCQGGICPNKYEIGNAQWLNGKEYWSSELDQSEREEIKNVINSIKQQGENVDCSKLSESSASKIDTRILNLLCGRICKFSSGSGNKDCAYIEYNSIEDEISRSVNIEDISKILKEKQVKTDITLLRISMSDESFEHISGGGICTNCDHKINNDHPVPKLTFELGNSNGKGGFNIRVTRIPNLEKSLYISVSDKFPEHNPGETQEDIPVDISKVYNTQYMEGLKEKLKDKSGTIYYGIRDHGCDYKKNEGQFSINLTTKEPPVRTFSAIYNFFDEKVKTAFFGSSYKDTNATHSDNSPVRSLYESFIKSNRTNTIRSTIISLLVLYIVLYTLYYFFGLTHVSIYEFLIICVKIGIITQLLKDNSWNFFYKNAFSIFVNAPKQLIEIANFRGTTSNVFEFLDLPLNRFLSAHSVLLIVSLIFSGPLGIVSFCLVIWGLITVSLSIFNALFSFITSIAIVALLLSLAPLFIICLLFGYTRQLFHNWVKNLARFAIHPVVLLIFISLISQVMDYIVYSVFNFEVCPTCILNLNLKIFNPCILYGYASKHAPNITAMMAFVILGHAMKALVEASSTISDSLFGVYVANEPGRQYQQSLMGTVGLDEQSIQRRAGQQSGTPSRRPQIPQSAQRSAPKIPTNTGNQ, encoded by the coding sequence ATGTTTGAACATTTGAGCAACCAAAACTTGGGTAAGCTATGCATAAATTTTGTGATACTCTTTTTATTATCTGGGTGTGGGTGTATTAAGCCAGAAGATTTATCAGGTTTGCGTGAGAAATTGGATATAGTGTCAACAGAGCAGAAATGGGTTGATTCTGGTATCTATATCTCAGATAAAACAAAAGTAACAGAGATTAATATAGTACCTGACGAGGTTAATTTTTGTTCACAGTATAAAGATTTTGCAATTCGACCTGGAGAAAATCCTGTGCTGTTGCCGTTTGCGCTGAGAAAGGGAAATACACTAAGCTTTAGTGTTGTTGGAAGTAAAATGTGTGAAAATAATAATGGCATGATCACCTATAAGAAAATTAACGAGAATTGTGGTGAAGAGGAAAAGGAGTATTTTTCACATATTTTAAACCACGAGGATTGTCAAGGTGGAATATGTCCTAATAAATATGAAATAGGCAATGCACAATGGTTAAATGGAAAAGAGTATTGGTCTTCAGAATTAGATCAAAGTGAAAGAGAGGAAATTAAAAATGTCATCAACTCTATAAAACAACAAGGGGAAAATGTAGACTGTAGCAAGCTTTCAGAGAGCAGTGCAAGTAAGATAGATACGCGCATTTTAAATTTACTCTGTGGACGTATATGTAAATTTTCTTCTGGCAGCGGAAACAAAGATTGCGCGTATATTGAATACAATAGTATAGAAGATGAGATATCTAGGTCTGTCAATATTGAAGATATTAGTAAAATACTAAAAGAAAAACAGGTAAAAACTGACATTACACTTTTAAGGATTAGCATGAGTGATGAAAGTTTTGAACATATTTCAGGAGGCGGTATATGTACTAATTGTGATCATAAGATAAATAATGACCATCCAGTACCAAAATTAACTTTCGAGTTAGGTAATAGTAACGGTAAAGGTGGTTTTAACATAAGAGTAACAAGAATCCCTAATTTAGAAAAAAGCTTATATATAAGTGTTTCTGACAAATTTCCCGAGCACAACCCTGGTGAAACTCAGGAAGATATACCTGTAGACATTAGCAAAGTTTATAATACTCAATATATGGAAGGCTTAAAAGAAAAGCTAAAGGACAAGAGTGGCACTATATATTACGGAATAAGAGATCATGGCTGTGATTATAAGAAAAATGAAGGTCAGTTTAGCATTAACCTTACAACTAAAGAGCCACCTGTAAGAACTTTTAGTGCGATATATAATTTCTTTGATGAAAAAGTGAAAACTGCATTTTTTGGCTCTAGCTACAAAGACACTAATGCGACTCACTCTGATAATAGCCCTGTGAGGTCTCTTTACGAAAGTTTTATAAAATCAAACAGAACAAATACCATTAGATCTACGATAATATCGCTACTAGTATTGTATATAGTCTTATATACCCTTTATTACTTTTTTGGTTTAACTCATGTTTCTATATATGAGTTTTTAATTATATGTGTAAAGATAGGAATCATTACCCAGCTATTGAAGGATAATAGCTGGAACTTTTTTTATAAAAATGCATTTTCTATTTTTGTTAATGCTCCAAAACAGTTAATAGAAATAGCAAATTTCAGAGGTACAACATCAAATGTTTTTGAGTTTCTTGATTTACCACTCAATAGATTTTTATCAGCACACTCAGTGTTATTAATAGTATCCCTTATATTCTCCGGTCCTTTGGGTATTGTGTCATTTTGCTTGGTGATTTGGGGTTTGATAACAGTAAGCTTATCAATTTTTAATGCCTTATTTTCTTTTATCACATCTATAGCAATAGTTGCATTATTGCTTTCCTTGGCGCCTCTTTTTATTATTTGCCTTCTATTTGGATATACTAGACAGCTGTTTCACAATTGGGTCAAAAATTTAGCAAGATTTGCAATTCATCCGGTAGTGCTTTTAATTTTTATATCATTAATAAGCCAGGTTATGGATTATATTGTGTATTCGGTCTTTAATTTTGAGGTCTGCCCTACATGTATACTTAATCTTAACTTAAAGATTTTTAATCCTTGTATTCTTTATGGTTATGCTTCCAAACATGCACCTAACATCACAGCTATGATGGCTTTTGTGATTTTGGGACATGCCATGAAAGCTTTAGTTGAGGCATCTTCAACAATATCTGATTCGTTGTTTGGTGTTTATGTAGCAAACGAACCAGGAAGGCAATATCAGCAAAGCTTAATGGGAACAGTAGGTTTAGATGAACAAAGTATTCAAAGAAGAGCAGGTCAGCAATCTGGTACACCAAGTCGAAGACCTCAAATACCACAATCAGCTCAAAGATCAGCACCTAAAATACCGACAAACACAGGAAATCAATGA
- a CDS encoding type IV secretion system protein has product MFKTKLSLLLVAIFLLNIDFLLSYPVFADTVSGTDKTKFVSRFNSTGSFSRASNPDCKAFETAAAVAGIAIAIGAIFTGIVLIVSSAGLFTALVIVGMIAAIVGVWKAIGGLVVCEHSFVKHPVARGHDGKYKNFKEDTGYSGCTNKNYRTEDEYFSCLQDKARENVNKKDYDGKRVEKEALNSSVQESTESYYWPKNGVQYSEYIEICHRNPLTFGNLFNKKDFDSREKPGYIDFDVREKDTGYVDGSWSPTVDGELKCKVLKAGQSEPIHGSTFKAVKKMGRLCVELASVRMLGIEMIPWPQGVDMGCTELPPDPLAPMCEKSVMKFKNKDGTGEYKVDLSDLINKDKDYRTIIREKEKEGKIFVGYDNKSCFSSYVSEACYNQAGSKSLSPIPITSMIVQCIKESLDNLVAGIDSNGDKLKYEDGEKKGQEKGSFLSVAQGRLKNTVTAVLVLALILFSIKVMSGGVRSPQEMYMLIIKFALVIYFTTGSTMSHYYGELTKLSNGLSEIVLKASSESKNICNYEAGKDYEYDRAGQKVSYSYLAPWDRLDCRILFYLGAPLDGIGGKIGTGGVATLAVLLGAAPVLLVAGSVIGIIFAGGQILVALVCIFMAILLMMVILWMCYVFILSLVALSVIVILSPLFIPMVLFQHTKGYFDGWVKELITYSLYPVILFAFLSFMFIACDKIFYRGLNFEKEQLGKETYWFKLKEGECTNNPNTLACMLQEYKWEKSMLLGLVDFAYVEFSNSVLGELMKLCLVLFLFYHFLNVLPGMAAELAGNHRAALGSGSTPAQMVNKALSAAKAAAGGAGQVAAAAVNKARGAIGGGGDANKGSGSSSSETIKSGGE; this is encoded by the coding sequence ATGTTTAAAACTAAACTGTCATTACTGTTAGTTGCGATATTTTTGTTAAATATAGATTTTTTGCTCTCGTATCCAGTGTTTGCAGATACAGTAAGTGGTACTGACAAAACGAAATTTGTTAGCAGATTTAATTCTACTGGTAGCTTTAGCCGTGCCTCTAATCCTGACTGTAAGGCGTTTGAAACAGCTGCAGCAGTTGCTGGGATAGCAATTGCTATTGGTGCAATATTTACTGGTATTGTTTTGATTGTCTCTTCTGCTGGTTTATTTACTGCTCTTGTTATCGTTGGAATGATAGCTGCAATTGTTGGAGTCTGGAAAGCAATAGGGGGGCTTGTTGTTTGTGAACATAGTTTTGTTAAACACCCAGTTGCACGTGGTCATGATGGAAAATACAAAAATTTTAAAGAAGACACAGGTTATAGTGGCTGCACCAATAAAAATTATCGAACAGAAGATGAATATTTTTCTTGTTTGCAAGATAAAGCTCGGGAAAACGTGAACAAAAAAGACTATGACGGGAAAAGAGTAGAAAAAGAAGCCTTAAATTCTAGCGTTCAGGAGAGTACAGAAAGTTATTACTGGCCAAAAAACGGTGTGCAATACAGTGAATATATAGAAATATGTCATCGAAATCCTTTAACTTTTGGTAATCTTTTTAACAAGAAAGACTTTGATTCCAGAGAAAAACCTGGATATATAGACTTTGATGTAAGGGAAAAAGATACTGGATATGTAGATGGGTCATGGTCCCCGACGGTCGATGGTGAGCTGAAATGTAAAGTTCTCAAAGCAGGACAGAGCGAACCCATACATGGATCAACATTTAAAGCAGTGAAAAAAATGGGCAGATTATGTGTGGAGTTAGCAAGTGTGAGAATGCTTGGTATCGAAATGATTCCTTGGCCGCAAGGGGTTGATATGGGGTGCACGGAATTGCCACCTGACCCACTTGCTCCTATGTGTGAAAAATCTGTGATGAAATTCAAAAATAAAGATGGTACGGGTGAATATAAGGTTGATCTTAGCGACCTTATAAATAAAGATAAAGATTATAGAACTATTATAAGGGAAAAGGAAAAAGAAGGAAAAATTTTTGTAGGTTATGACAATAAAAGCTGTTTTAGCTCGTATGTCTCTGAAGCTTGCTACAATCAAGCGGGAAGTAAGTCATTATCTCCTATTCCTATAACTTCTATGATAGTGCAATGCATTAAGGAATCGTTAGATAATTTAGTTGCAGGTATTGACTCAAATGGTGATAAGCTAAAATATGAAGATGGAGAAAAAAAAGGACAGGAGAAGGGTAGTTTTTTATCTGTAGCACAAGGAAGGTTGAAAAATACTGTAACTGCTGTTCTAGTTTTAGCTTTAATACTGTTCTCTATAAAAGTTATGTCTGGTGGAGTGCGTAGTCCGCAAGAAATGTACATGTTGATCATTAAATTCGCTTTAGTGATTTACTTTACGACAGGTAGCACTATGTCTCATTATTACGGGGAATTAACAAAACTTTCGAACGGCTTATCAGAAATAGTGCTTAAAGCTTCATCTGAGAGTAAAAATATATGTAATTATGAGGCAGGTAAAGATTATGAATACGATCGTGCAGGGCAGAAGGTATCCTACAGTTATCTTGCACCTTGGGATAGGCTTGATTGCAGAATTTTATTTTATTTAGGTGCCCCTTTAGATGGAATTGGTGGCAAAATTGGTACTGGAGGTGTTGCAACGTTAGCGGTTTTGCTTGGCGCTGCTCCTGTCTTGTTAGTTGCAGGTTCGGTGATTGGTATTATTTTCGCTGGTGGACAAATTTTAGTAGCTCTTGTCTGTATATTTATGGCCATTTTGCTGATGATGGTTATTTTGTGGATGTGCTATGTATTTATTTTATCTCTAGTTGCTTTAAGTGTAATTGTTATTCTATCACCTTTGTTTATTCCTATGGTTTTATTCCAACACACCAAAGGATATTTTGACGGCTGGGTGAAAGAGTTAATTACCTACAGTTTATACCCAGTTATCCTTTTTGCTTTTCTATCTTTTATGTTCATCGCATGTGATAAAATCTTTTATAGAGGTCTAAATTTTGAGAAAGAGCAACTAGGCAAGGAAACATATTGGTTTAAATTGAAAGAAGGAGAATGTACTAACAATCCAAATACTTTAGCGTGCATGCTACAAGAATACAAATGGGAGAAAAGTATGCTGCTTGGTCTGGTTGATTTTGCGTATGTTGAATTTAGCAACTCTGTACTTGGAGAGTTAATGAAGTTATGTTTGGTGCTATTTTTATTTTACCATTTTTTAAACGTTCTTCCCGGCATGGCTGCTGAACTTGCTGGTAACCACAGAGCAGCACTTGGTTCAGGCAGCACTCCTGCACAAATGGTGAACAAAGCTTTATCTGCTGCCAAAGCTGCTGCTGGAGGTGCTGGTCAAGTTGCTGCTGCGGCTGTAAATAAGGCAAGAGGGGCTATTGGAGGAGGTGGAGATGCTAATAAGGGATCGGGATCCTCCTCTAGTGAAACTATAAAATCAGGTGGAGAGTGA
- the lysS gene encoding lysine--tRNA ligase, with product MNSTLGKIINLNSMIISWPFQEAEKILQEFPNKKEIIFETGYGPSGLPHIGTFGEVFRTTVIANALKKIAPSIKTKIIAVSDDMDGLRKIPDNVPNQEMLRENLNKPLTMIPDPFGTHESYGHHMNSLLCKFLDLFEFEYEFRSATECYRSGVYDEKLLLLLKNYDRVMEVMLPSFREERQQTYSPFLPLCPKTSQVLQVPVIERNTDKGTIKYKEANGEEIEVPVTKGRCKLQWKPDWGMRWAAFGVNYEAHGKDLTPSAVLSSQICRILGEKPPLLFCYELFLDKEGKKISKSKGNGISIEEWLTYAPTESLALYIFQSPKKAKRLHFDVIPKSTDEYLEFVKRYNENEKNNASTSESSTVIPKSSAVIPVLDTGIQKEKAWIPVSSTRMTPNEESNPVWHIHQGKVPNVETSGINFSLLLNLAAACNAENKEILWGFISTYAPNVTPESNKMLDRLSDFAVRYYHDFIKPTKAYKTSNEKEKEALLDLKNNLHSLPITITAEEIQSQVFSIGKKHNYNNLRDWFLLLYETLLGQKTGPRMGSFIKLYGIDNTISLIESATERTL from the coding sequence ATGAATAGCACTTTAGGTAAGATAATTAATTTAAATTCAATGATTATAAGCTGGCCATTTCAAGAAGCAGAAAAAATACTACAAGAATTCCCTAATAAAAAAGAGATAATATTTGAGACTGGTTATGGTCCCTCAGGTTTACCACATATTGGTACTTTTGGGGAAGTTTTTCGTACCACAGTTATTGCAAACGCTCTAAAAAAAATAGCTCCTAGTATAAAAACCAAAATCATTGCAGTTTCCGACGATATGGATGGTTTGCGAAAAATACCAGATAATGTACCAAATCAGGAAATGCTAAGAGAGAATCTGAACAAGCCATTAACCATGATACCTGACCCATTTGGCACTCATGAGAGTTATGGTCATCACATGAATTCGTTGTTGTGTAAATTTCTTGATTTGTTTGAATTTGAATACGAATTTAGAAGCGCTACAGAGTGTTATAGATCTGGTGTTTACGATGAAAAGCTCTTACTCTTGCTGAAAAATTACGACAGAGTAATGGAGGTAATGCTTCCATCATTCCGAGAAGAAAGACAGCAAACCTACAGTCCATTCTTACCGTTATGCCCAAAAACTTCTCAAGTTCTACAAGTTCCAGTAATTGAAAGAAATACAGATAAAGGAACAATCAAATATAAAGAAGCAAATGGAGAAGAAATAGAAGTTCCAGTAACAAAAGGCAGATGCAAATTGCAATGGAAACCTGATTGGGGAATGAGATGGGCTGCATTTGGAGTTAATTACGAAGCTCATGGAAAGGATCTGACTCCATCTGCTGTGCTTTCAAGTCAAATATGCAGAATACTTGGAGAAAAGCCACCACTTTTGTTTTGCTATGAGTTATTTCTTGATAAAGAAGGAAAGAAGATATCAAAATCAAAAGGAAATGGTATTTCAATTGAGGAGTGGCTAACTTATGCACCCACAGAGAGTTTAGCGTTATACATCTTTCAGAGTCCTAAAAAAGCTAAACGTTTACATTTTGATGTGATACCAAAATCAACCGATGAGTATTTGGAGTTTGTTAAGCGCTATAATGAAAATGAGAAAAATAATGCATCTACTTCAGAATCATCTACTGTCATTCCAAAGTCTTCTGCTGTCATCCCAGTGCTTGACACCGGGATCCAGAAAGAAAAAGCATGGATTCCAGTATCAAGCACTAGAATGACACCTAATGAGGAATCTAATCCTGTATGGCACATCCACCAAGGTAAAGTTCCAAATGTGGAAACTTCAGGCATAAATTTTTCGTTACTTTTAAACCTGGCAGCAGCTTGTAATGCTGAAAATAAAGAGATTCTTTGGGGTTTTATATCAACTTATGCACCAAACGTTACACCAGAAAGCAACAAAATGCTAGATAGGCTTTCGGATTTTGCAGTTAGGTATTATCACGACTTTATCAAGCCAACAAAAGCGTATAAAACTTCAAACGAAAAAGAGAAAGAAGCGTTACTAGATTTAAAAAATAACCTACATTCCCTGCCTATTACAATCACTGCTGAAGAGATTCAATCTCAGGTTTTCTCCATCGGGAAAAAACATAATTACAATAACTTACGCGATTGGTTTCTGCTGCTGTATGAAACACTGCTTGGCCAAAAAACCGGTCCTAGAATGGGATCTTTTATCAAGCTTTATGGGATAGATAATACAATCTCTCTTATAGAAAGTGCTACTGAACGTACACTTTAG
- a CDS encoding VirB4 family type IV secretion/conjugal transfer ATPase, whose amino-acid sequence MLRFRAIESKNKSILGREVHAAEFIPYSCYWNSTTLITQQNWLVKFIKLNGFAFETADDEDLVIQNNIRNQMLRSISSPAFSLYFHTIRRKKNIFSDEFASQNLPNFFANHVNLKWREKHATRQSFINDLYITIIRRADTKGVEFLSHLLKKIGHVTSKHAWESDMRDTYEDLEETTNRIVTSLRNYSPKVLGVKETPNGLFCEIMEFLSRIVNCGFITNTLFPLKTEISRYLPVHRLFFGHKMIQVVTHNESKYAGIVSIKEYGNNTSAGMLDSFLQLPYEFIITQSFQFTNRQMAIAKMQIQQNRMIQSADKAISQIAEISHALDDAMSGKIAFGAHHLTILCIEKSPKSLDNALSLVESELSNCGVYPVRERVNLEPAFWAQVPGNFDCIVRKGTISSLNLAGFASQHNYPTGKKLNNHWGDAVTVFDTTSGTPFFFNFHIRDVGHTMIIGPTGAGKTVLMNFLCAQAMKFSPRIFFFDKDRGAEIFLRALGGIYTIIEPRTKTNFNPLQLDDTPDNKTFLMEWIKSLILVYNDKFTSEDIARINDAIEGNFKLKKEDRFLRNLVPFLGLAGPDTLAGAISMWHDDGSHAAIFDNKEDLLDFSKARVFGFEMASLLKDPVALGPVLIYLFHRISISLDGTPSIIVLDEAWALIDNPVFAPKIKDWLKVLRKLNAFVVFATQSVEDASKSAISDTLVQQTATQIFLPNLKATSVYRDVFMLTEREYILIKHTDPSTRFFLVKQGVNAVVARIDLKDLDDVVNVLSGRAESVLLLYDILKEVGDDPKMWLPVFYQKVKNV is encoded by the coding sequence ATGTTGAGATTTAGAGCTATTGAATCAAAGAATAAATCTATTCTAGGTAGGGAGGTCCACGCTGCTGAATTTATACCTTATTCTTGCTATTGGAATAGTACAACCTTGATAACACAGCAGAATTGGTTAGTTAAATTTATAAAATTAAATGGCTTTGCGTTTGAAACAGCCGATGATGAAGACTTGGTGATACAAAATAACATCAGAAATCAGATGCTAAGAAGCATTTCATCTCCAGCATTTAGTTTGTACTTTCATACCATTAGGCGCAAGAAGAATATTTTTTCTGATGAATTTGCAAGCCAGAATTTACCAAATTTTTTTGCTAACCATGTAAATCTAAAATGGAGAGAAAAACACGCAACTAGGCAATCTTTTATTAATGATTTATACATTACGATTATTCGTAGGGCAGACACAAAGGGAGTAGAATTTTTATCACATCTACTGAAAAAAATTGGGCATGTAACTTCAAAACATGCTTGGGAAAGTGATATGCGTGATACCTATGAAGATTTAGAGGAAACGACAAATCGTATAGTAACAAGCCTTAGGAATTATTCGCCTAAAGTACTTGGAGTAAAAGAAACTCCAAACGGACTGTTTTGTGAAATAATGGAGTTTCTGTCTAGAATTGTAAATTGTGGGTTTATTACAAACACGCTCTTTCCACTAAAAACTGAAATATCAAGATACTTACCAGTTCATAGGTTATTTTTTGGCCATAAGATGATACAGGTTGTGACTCATAATGAAAGTAAATATGCTGGAATAGTTAGTATCAAAGAATATGGAAATAATACTTCTGCAGGAATGCTTGATTCTTTTTTACAACTTCCTTATGAATTTATTATCACGCAGTCTTTTCAATTTACAAATAGGCAAATGGCAATTGCGAAAATGCAGATACAGCAAAATCGTATGATACAATCTGCGGATAAAGCTATTTCTCAAATAGCGGAAATTTCTCATGCGCTTGATGATGCAATGAGTGGTAAAATTGCGTTTGGTGCACACCATTTAACTATCTTATGTATAGAAAAAAGCCCTAAATCATTGGACAATGCTTTATCATTGGTTGAATCGGAGCTTTCTAATTGTGGTGTTTATCCTGTTCGTGAGAGAGTTAATCTAGAACCAGCATTTTGGGCGCAAGTTCCTGGTAATTTCGATTGTATAGTGAGAAAAGGTACAATAAGTAGTCTTAATTTGGCCGGTTTTGCATCTCAACATAATTATCCTACTGGTAAAAAACTCAATAACCACTGGGGAGATGCTGTTACAGTTTTTGATACAACATCTGGCACTCCGTTTTTCTTCAACTTTCATATAAGGGATGTTGGACATACTATGATAATTGGGCCAACAGGTGCTGGCAAAACTGTTTTAATGAATTTTTTATGTGCTCAAGCAATGAAATTTTCTCCAAGAATATTCTTTTTTGATAAAGATCGCGGTGCAGAAATTTTTTTAAGAGCACTTGGTGGTATCTATACTATAATAGAACCAAGAACTAAGACAAATTTTAATCCTCTGCAACTTGACGATACTCCTGATAATAAAACATTTTTGATGGAATGGATAAAATCTTTAATTTTAGTGTACAACGATAAATTCACTTCAGAAGATATTGCTAGAATTAATGATGCAATTGAGGGAAATTTTAAATTAAAAAAAGAAGACAGATTTTTGAGAAATCTTGTACCATTTTTAGGACTTGCGGGCCCTGATACTCTAGCTGGAGCAATATCTATGTGGCATGATGATGGCTCTCATGCTGCAATATTTGACAATAAAGAAGATTTGCTAGATTTTTCAAAAGCAAGAGTGTTTGGCTTTGAGATGGCTAGCTTGCTAAAAGATCCTGTTGCTCTTGGGCCGGTCTTGATTTATTTGTTTCATAGGATTAGTATATCGCTTGATGGCACTCCATCTATTATTGTTCTTGATGAAGCATGGGCGTTAATAGATAATCCAGTTTTTGCACCTAAGATAAAAGACTGGTTGAAAGTGCTGAGAAAGTTAAATGCTTTTGTGGTTTTTGCTACTCAGAGTGTTGAAGATGCAAGTAAAAGTGCTATTAGTGATACGCTTGTACAGCAGACAGCAACACAAATTTTTTTGCCAAATCTGAAAGCTACTAGTGTCTATCGAGATGTTTTTATGTTAACTGAACGTGAGTACATACTGATCAAACACACAGATCCAAGTACTAGATTCTTTTTAGTAAAGCAGGGAGTTAATGCTGTAGTAGCTAGAATAGATCTGAAAGATTTGGATGATGTGGTCAACGTATTATCTGGCCGTGCGGAAAGTGTTCTATTGTTATATGATATACTGAAAGAAGTCGGAGATGATCCAAAGATGTGGTTGCCTGTGTTTTATCAAAAGGTGAAAAATGTTTAA
- a CDS encoding type IV secretion system protein VirB3, translating to MSTGSIQTNQLFKGLTRPAMLFGVSYMFAILNVLICMLIFINTNDLRVILLMLPGIHGLGYIASAKEPLFIELFMVKLGKCSKCLNRFYHGANSYDIT from the coding sequence ATGTCTACTGGCAGCATACAAACGAATCAATTATTTAAAGGTCTTACAAGACCTGCAATGCTCTTTGGTGTGAGTTATATGTTTGCAATATTAAACGTTCTAATTTGCATGCTAATTTTCATTAATACAAATGATCTTAGAGTAATTCTTCTGATGTTACCAGGTATACATGGACTTGGCTATATAGCTTCTGCAAAGGAACCGTTGTTTATTGAGTTATTTATGGTAAAGTTGGGAAAATGCTCCAAATGTTTAAATCGGTTTTATCATGGAGCCAATTCTTATGACATTACTTGA
- a CDS encoding RlmE family RNA methyltransferase codes for MNDQYVQKTNKDGYRSRSAYKLIEIDDKFKLLQQGQKIIDLGAFPGGWSQVASKKGASVIAVDIKPINAISGVECIQCDIISELEFLREKFKDHKFDVILSDMAPESCGLKSLDHIRIMLLCEAALNFAKHFLNHDGKFVVKIFQGESDKDFCNELKKMFKTVRYFKPKSSRSESTEMYLVSLGFISGNYSV; via the coding sequence TTGAATGATCAATATGTGCAAAAAACCAATAAGGACGGTTATAGATCGCGCTCGGCATATAAGTTAATAGAAATAGACGATAAATTTAAACTACTCCAACAAGGGCAAAAAATTATTGATCTTGGCGCTTTTCCTGGTGGATGGTCACAAGTTGCATCTAAGAAGGGAGCGAGTGTGATTGCTGTTGACATAAAACCAATAAACGCAATTAGTGGAGTAGAGTGTATACAGTGTGATATTATCAGCGAACTTGAATTTTTAAGAGAAAAATTCAAGGATCACAAATTTGATGTAATTTTATCTGATATGGCACCAGAATCTTGCGGTTTAAAATCGTTAGATCATATCAGAATTATGCTTTTATGCGAAGCAGCACTCAATTTTGCAAAGCATTTTTTGAATCATGATGGCAAATTTGTAGTAAAAATTTTTCAAGGAGAGTCTGATAAAGATTTCTGCAATGAGCTAAAAAAAATGTTCAAAACAGTAAGATACTTCAAACCAAAATCAAGTAGATCTGAATCTACAGAAATGTATTTAGTAAGTTTAGGCTTTATTAGTGGCAACTATTCTGTATAG